In Persicimonas caeni, a single window of DNA contains:
- the pth gene encoding aminoacyl-tRNA hydrolase — protein sequence MSRFLIAGLGNPGSKYARTRHNIGFMALDRLAERHRIALGSEKFDSRFDTGRVGGEMVVLLEPQTYMNRSGKAVQAAASFYDLSPDQIIVVHDEIDLPLGSIRIKRGGGHGGHNGLRDIVNRLSSKDFIRVRLGVGRPEHGDVTNHVLGAFDRDEQDDVAEVIETACDAVETIISDGVNTAQNRYNS from the coding sequence ATGAGCCGCTTTCTGATCGCGGGGCTGGGTAATCCCGGCTCCAAATATGCGCGAACCCGACACAATATCGGGTTCATGGCGCTCGACCGTCTGGCCGAGCGCCATCGCATTGCTCTGGGCTCCGAAAAGTTCGACAGCCGGTTCGACACCGGCCGCGTCGGCGGCGAAATGGTCGTGCTGCTCGAACCGCAGACTTACATGAACCGCTCCGGAAAGGCGGTTCAGGCGGCGGCGAGCTTCTACGACCTGAGCCCCGACCAGATCATCGTCGTCCACGACGAGATCGACCTGCCTTTGGGTTCCATCCGCATCAAGCGTGGCGGCGGTCACGGAGGTCACAACGGCCTCAGAGACATCGTCAACAGATTGTCGAGCAAAGATTTTATTCGCGTGCGCCTGGGCGTCGGCCGCCCCGAGCACGGTGACGTGACCAACCACGTGTTGGGCGCGTTCGACCGCGACGAGCAGGACGACGTCGCCGAGGTCATCGAAACCGCCTGTGACGCCGTCGAGACCATCATTTCCGACGGCGTCAACACGGCCCAGAATCGCTACAACAGCTGA
- a CDS encoding 50S ribosomal protein L25, with translation MDASNNPTLMAERREESGKGAARRLRRAGLLPAVCYGRNTESVALAINLEDLEDAIDTPKGLNTVFTVQLDGEDTSFDNVILRDYQVHPVKRDLLHVDLMVVEEGQEIEVRVPIEPVGRSLGEREGGKLRLLYPDIKVACVPSAIPEVIEVDVTELGPGGAILASELDFPEGVEPTYKVDFAIARILMPRQNVIGLEPVGAAAEAEEEAEGAEAAAEEGEGEEEATE, from the coding sequence ATGGACGCTTCAAACAACCCGACTCTGATGGCAGAGCGTCGCGAAGAGAGCGGCAAAGGTGCTGCGCGTCGACTGCGCCGTGCCGGCCTTCTGCCCGCGGTCTGCTACGGACGCAACACCGAATCGGTCGCTCTGGCCATCAACCTCGAAGATCTCGAGGACGCCATCGACACCCCGAAGGGGCTCAACACCGTGTTCACCGTCCAGCTCGACGGCGAAGACACCTCCTTCGACAACGTCATCCTGCGTGACTACCAGGTCCACCCGGTCAAACGCGACCTCCTGCACGTCGACCTGATGGTCGTCGAGGAAGGCCAAGAGATCGAGGTGCGCGTGCCCATCGAGCCGGTCGGTCGTTCGCTCGGTGAGCGTGAGGGCGGCAAGCTTCGCCTTCTGTACCCGGACATTAAAGTCGCCTGCGTGCCCTCGGCCATCCCCGAGGTCATCGAAGTCGACGTGACCGAGCTGGGTCCCGGTGGCGCGATTCTGGCCAGCGAGCTCGACTTCCCCGAGGGCGTCGAGCCGACCTACAAGGTCGACTTCGCCATCGCTCGTATCCTCATGCCGCGTCAGAACGTCATCGGCCTCGAGCCGGTCGGCGCTGCTGCCGAAGCCGAAGAGGAAGCCGAGGGCGCCGAGGCTGCTGCCGAGGAAGGCGAAGGCGAAGAAGAAGCCACCGAATAA
- a CDS encoding ribose-phosphate pyrophosphokinase: MDSELLLFAGNSNPELAEAIASYLNIPVDDALVGKFSDGEIQVQINTSVRDFDVYLVQSLSWPVNDNLMEMLVMMDALRRASARRITAVIPYFGYARQDRQPAPRTPITAKLVANMLELGGADRVVAMDLHAGQIQGFFTRPFEHLYSSPVLLQAIRQLGYGPEEMVIVSPDAGGVERARHYSKTLKCPLAILDKRRSAPNVAEVMHLIGDVEGKHAVIVDDMIDTAGTLTKAAAAIIEHGAASVYAAATHPILSGPAVERIANSQLEGVIVTDTIPLGEQAAALDKIGVVSVAKVFGEAIRRIHGGTSVSSLFTSINS, from the coding sequence ATGGATTCGGAGTTATTGTTATTTGCCGGCAACTCGAACCCCGAGTTGGCCGAGGCGATCGCCTCGTATCTCAACATCCCGGTCGACGACGCCCTCGTCGGCAAGTTCTCCGACGGCGAAATCCAGGTACAGATCAACACGAGCGTGCGTGACTTCGACGTCTACCTCGTGCAGAGCCTGTCGTGGCCGGTCAACGACAATTTGATGGAAATGTTGGTGATGATGGACGCGCTGCGTCGGGCCTCGGCTCGACGGATCACGGCCGTCATCCCTTATTTCGGCTACGCGCGCCAGGACCGTCAGCCGGCCCCGCGCACCCCGATCACCGCCAAGCTCGTGGCCAATATGCTCGAGCTGGGCGGCGCTGATCGTGTGGTGGCGATGGACCTGCACGCCGGGCAGATTCAGGGCTTCTTTACGAGGCCCTTCGAGCATTTGTACTCGAGCCCGGTGCTGCTCCAGGCCATCCGCCAGCTTGGCTACGGCCCCGAGGAGATGGTCATCGTCTCGCCGGACGCCGGTGGTGTCGAGCGCGCGCGGCATTACTCGAAGACGCTCAAGTGTCCCTTGGCGATCCTCGACAAACGGCGCAGCGCCCCTAACGTTGCCGAGGTGATGCACCTCATCGGCGACGTCGAGGGCAAGCACGCCGTCATCGTCGACGACATGATCGACACGGCGGGCACGTTGACCAAAGCTGCCGCCGCCATCATCGAGCATGGGGCCGCCTCGGTTTACGCCGCGGCCACCCATCCGATCTTGAGCGGGCCGGCCGTCGAGCGCATCGCCAACTCCCAGCTCGAAGGTGTCATCGTGACCGACACCATCCCGCTGGGCGAGCAAGCAGCCGCGCTCGACAAGATCGGCGTTGTCTCGGTGGCCAAGGTCTTTGGAGAGGCAATTCGACGCATCCATGGCGGAACGTCGGTCAGTTCTCTCTTTACTTCCATCAATTCATGA
- a CDS encoding DUF4397 domain-containing protein, with translation MNHTLRTTARLLAGLLMAFVVSWIAAGCGQPVTYCAPGDPNCEAGCVGGCGAGEYCANGQCVSIELQCNQAGEECNPRAQSSDGFLCIDWDGQGVREAMCSQMCSPDATCPAGSSCFVLSSNFDTPCQSASDCREDMLCIQGTCRYTACQPSECTGFLSGQQACAQKYADHPNFADGAKCYEFENQSNYCFPAGQRQLGEACVDINTALQQQEFTATCAAGLGCVSGTCRTPCESDEDCDGEDTCTLSAATNLGTGVGFCANTCTPFEEGACGPGKMCQPVGPDEGHCVPTGTKPAFSQCVPGENECEMGTLCVEYDTPGGQTEARCHPICDLTAAPPGADGTVSDSAQAARDATCPQPPAALASVRLVHLSELAGPVDVYVAGEDDVLVEGLDFGGVHPAPSSASWLEMEPGRYRLTAVPAGAPRTDRPLVDVTVDLASGVGEEIYIAPPAPTSSDDAQSVVIEAHGADVRTSQTELRVVHLLSDTDAVDVVVVDAADDAAELSNQIVLAEDLAFGQGGALVSVPAEELRVLVFASGADRTDTSAALVNATITASADSTAVLRGTLDPDDFYDASQPTVLELGDAPDAAPRGTQFSCTALDNGAYGFCQQVCSGGASDFGTGACEGDAMGCTPTQYPARAEWLTLCAPVGDGGSGTSCDPQRPNGQCQEGLFCMPYGTGVEPSDDGLLGRCTPLCEVDGSGTSALGCEEGQSCKPVAYDGSYDIGQCGWSCDAGADYADDRCPAGLKSCKPTASLREDASGQTAPVVQDEQPFCSASGPVAAGETCGGRDCVAGTECIYPRSEQTDLVSTLLPQYFGASGLVPTCTPQCDPFDADSSEITCASGETCLPNYPWSAEVGHCAPIDTWVAPNQPCDNPGLACGEDSICVIYQGGQDCLRFCDYEGADAQGAYAQSTCPPGLVCEPFVADIGVCGAP, from the coding sequence ATGAACCATACACTTCGCACCACTGCTCGGCTGCTCGCCGGACTGCTGATGGCCTTTGTTGTCTCCTGGATCGCCGCCGGTTGCGGCCAGCCGGTGACCTACTGCGCGCCCGGTGACCCGAACTGCGAAGCCGGATGTGTCGGTGGATGCGGGGCGGGTGAGTACTGCGCCAACGGCCAGTGCGTCTCGATCGAGCTGCAGTGCAACCAGGCCGGCGAGGAGTGTAACCCGCGCGCCCAGAGCAGTGATGGCTTTTTGTGCATCGACTGGGACGGCCAAGGCGTGCGCGAGGCGATGTGCTCGCAGATGTGCAGTCCGGACGCTACATGCCCGGCCGGCTCGTCGTGCTTCGTGCTCAGTTCGAACTTCGACACCCCGTGTCAGAGCGCGTCCGACTGCCGCGAAGACATGTTATGCATCCAGGGGACCTGCCGCTACACGGCGTGCCAGCCCTCCGAGTGCACAGGCTTTTTGAGCGGCCAACAAGCCTGCGCGCAAAAATACGCCGATCATCCGAATTTCGCCGACGGCGCCAAGTGCTACGAATTCGAAAACCAGTCGAACTACTGTTTCCCCGCCGGTCAACGGCAACTCGGCGAGGCGTGCGTCGACATCAACACGGCATTGCAGCAGCAGGAATTCACGGCCACCTGCGCCGCCGGGCTCGGCTGTGTGTCGGGCACGTGCCGCACTCCCTGCGAGTCCGATGAAGATTGCGATGGGGAGGACACCTGCACGCTGTCGGCGGCGACCAACCTGGGCACGGGGGTGGGCTTTTGCGCGAACACCTGTACGCCCTTCGAAGAGGGCGCCTGCGGGCCGGGCAAAATGTGCCAGCCCGTCGGCCCCGACGAGGGACACTGCGTGCCCACCGGCACCAAGCCGGCCTTTTCGCAATGCGTCCCCGGTGAGAATGAGTGCGAAATGGGCACCCTGTGCGTCGAGTACGACACGCCGGGCGGCCAGACCGAGGCGCGTTGCCACCCGATCTGCGACTTGACCGCGGCGCCTCCCGGCGCAGACGGCACCGTCAGCGACAGCGCGCAAGCCGCGCGCGACGCAACCTGTCCGCAGCCGCCCGCCGCGCTCGCCTCGGTTCGCCTGGTACACCTCAGCGAGCTCGCCGGGCCCGTCGACGTGTATGTCGCCGGCGAGGACGATGTGCTCGTCGAAGGTTTGGATTTCGGCGGCGTACACCCCGCGCCGTCGAGCGCGAGCTGGCTCGAGATGGAGCCGGGGCGCTACCGGCTGACCGCCGTGCCTGCCGGCGCTCCGCGCACCGACCGACCGTTGGTGGACGTGACCGTCGACCTCGCCTCGGGTGTCGGCGAAGAGATCTATATCGCGCCGCCGGCGCCGACGAGCTCAGATGATGCGCAGTCGGTGGTGATCGAGGCGCACGGTGCCGATGTCAGAACCTCGCAAACCGAGCTTCGGGTGGTTCACCTGTTGTCTGACACCGACGCCGTCGACGTAGTCGTCGTAGACGCGGCCGACGACGCCGCCGAGCTCTCCAATCAAATCGTGCTCGCCGAAGATCTCGCGTTCGGCCAGGGCGGGGCGCTTGTGAGCGTGCCCGCCGAAGAGTTGCGCGTGCTCGTCTTTGCGAGCGGCGCTGATCGCACCGACACCAGCGCAGCACTCGTCAACGCGACTATCACGGCGTCGGCCGACAGCACGGCCGTGCTGCGCGGCACGCTCGATCCCGACGATTTCTATGATGCGAGCCAGCCCACGGTTCTGGAGTTGGGCGACGCGCCCGACGCGGCTCCGCGCGGCACGCAGTTTTCATGCACCGCGCTCGACAACGGCGCCTATGGCTTCTGCCAACAGGTCTGCTCGGGCGGGGCGTCCGATTTCGGCACCGGCGCGTGCGAAGGCGACGCGATGGGTTGTACGCCGACTCAATACCCGGCTCGTGCCGAGTGGCTCACGCTGTGTGCGCCGGTGGGCGACGGGGGCTCGGGCACCTCATGTGACCCTCAACGTCCCAACGGCCAGTGCCAGGAGGGGCTGTTCTGCATGCCCTACGGCACCGGCGTCGAGCCGAGCGACGACGGGCTTCTCGGCCGCTGCACGCCACTTTGTGAGGTTGACGGCAGCGGCACAAGCGCGCTCGGCTGCGAGGAGGGCCAGAGCTGTAAGCCGGTGGCCTACGACGGTTCGTACGATATCGGTCAGTGCGGCTGGTCGTGCGACGCCGGCGCCGATTACGCCGACGACCGTTGTCCGGCTGGCCTGAAGAGCTGCAAACCGACCGCATCGCTTCGCGAAGACGCCTCCGGCCAAACAGCGCCTGTGGTCCAAGACGAGCAGCCGTTTTGCTCGGCGTCGGGTCCCGTCGCCGCCGGCGAGACATGCGGCGGGCGCGACTGCGTGGCCGGCACCGAGTGCATCTACCCGCGCTCGGAGCAGACCGATCTCGTCTCGACGCTGCTCCCTCAGTATTTCGGCGCCTCGGGCCTCGTGCCGACATGCACACCCCAATGTGATCCGTTCGATGCCGACAGCTCCGAGATCACCTGCGCCTCCGGTGAAACTTGCCTGCCCAATTATCCGTGGAGCGCAGAGGTGGGCCACTGCGCGCCCATCGACACCTGGGTCGCGCCCAACCAGCCCTGCGACAATCCTGGGCTGGCGTGCGGCGAGGATTCCATCTGCGTGATTTACCAAGGCGGGCAGGACTGCCTGCGCTTCTGTGACTACGAAGGGGCCGACGCCCAAGGGGCATACGCGCAGAGCACGTGTCCGCCGGGTTTGGTGTGTGAGCCGTTTGTCGCCGATATCGGTGTGTGTGGGGCGCCGTGA
- a CDS encoding DUF4397 domain-containing protein: protein MSNRLIRFLMYGLLCMSLTAAACGDDPAENNDANNEPAECTTADDCQPGQSCINGQCTGEAFACTEATEAEDCAGDEICVNNECIEGCRTDDQCSDDLICLADNTCGCNDDTQCSGDDICVDGACEAPAPLQCADATVGGELDCDPSVETDEAWECVDVGTGPKCYAACEPGRTGDNVCVADQRSTCPSGQFCVNQLSLPNFCFPSQCQGPQDLASCDSFETADSNDFGCYPAQGGAYICQEGGTLAEGEACGEGVSEDCGAGLLCGLDSTCVPLCDEDTDCSGEQRCIGEGLFFEGFDDLGICGEGCDPFSSGQCGEGQICNTISADDGLCADAVEEPTEAYGSCDGYIRCNDSSDCPNGATCGDGGTCQIDRPSPCAEGTQCVTLSEAPVGQAGEGRCLPLCDTSNQDASQEQLDATCPGGDASAFGRFIHLAQGAGDVDIYVNDALVIDNRATSAGATTVITRDFVELPLGDVTIDVVAFDAADNSNPVASLQTRTKVNEQDTYAIVNNDSAVEIIAVDVPRDVADPATGEAKVRIAHTATAVGNVDVYVVADGATVTTGDTPVADDLAFGDVTAFTSIPAGDYDAVVFQAGAAVDTASPLVTLDVTVAADTTVTAYAWGANAVSAAFVEYTEAAVTMTGGFCYNSGDDVGICFQRCEDGSEGYAQGQCSNTADACTPFGGDADVCWASTGAQAGESCDPSRRGACGDGLFCRAFGDGTGVCANYCQPGEQTNPELGCPSTESCQAISGEERNLGECGIECDPSGFPSDPSDSSCPDGLQNCLPYDIDDQGNNLTAYCSASGDLALGADCGDVTVENCAPGAVCRRDASMLQCSEIPQEGTILETLYGPVGGLGNVDGGTCRQTCELFADDCPEGQGCMINALEASAQVGFCMPEADELTSIGANEPCPWELSGMMCGDGSVCTTFTGGVARCVQFCDVTDGSTCTGDLTCQPFFTEQDKLGACFPPEN from the coding sequence ATGTCGAATCGTTTGATACGCTTTCTAATGTACGGGCTCTTGTGTATGAGCCTGACAGCCGCAGCCTGCGGTGATGATCCCGCTGAAAATAATGACGCCAATAACGAGCCGGCCGAGTGCACCACGGCCGACGACTGCCAGCCGGGCCAGAGCTGCATCAACGGCCAGTGCACCGGTGAAGCTTTCGCATGCACCGAGGCCACCGAGGCCGAGGACTGCGCGGGCGACGAGATTTGCGTCAACAACGAGTGCATCGAAGGTTGTCGCACCGACGACCAATGCTCCGACGATCTGATTTGCCTGGCCGACAACACCTGTGGTTGCAACGACGACACCCAGTGCAGCGGCGACGACATCTGTGTCGACGGTGCCTGTGAGGCGCCTGCGCCGCTGCAGTGTGCGGACGCGACTGTCGGTGGAGAGCTCGATTGCGACCCGTCGGTCGAGACCGACGAAGCTTGGGAGTGTGTCGATGTGGGCACCGGTCCCAAGTGCTACGCCGCCTGTGAACCGGGCCGAACCGGCGACAACGTCTGCGTCGCCGACCAGCGCAGCACCTGCCCCAGCGGTCAGTTCTGTGTCAACCAGCTCAGCTTGCCGAACTTCTGCTTCCCCTCGCAGTGTCAGGGTCCCCAAGATCTGGCGAGCTGCGACTCCTTCGAGACGGCCGATAGCAACGACTTTGGCTGCTACCCTGCTCAGGGCGGCGCCTATATCTGTCAGGAAGGCGGCACCTTGGCCGAAGGCGAAGCGTGCGGCGAGGGCGTCAGCGAGGACTGCGGCGCCGGCCTCCTCTGCGGCCTCGACAGCACCTGCGTGCCCCTGTGTGACGAGGACACCGACTGCTCGGGCGAGCAGCGCTGCATCGGCGAAGGCCTCTTCTTCGAGGGCTTCGACGATTTGGGCATTTGCGGCGAAGGCTGCGACCCGTTCAGCAGCGGCCAGTGTGGCGAAGGTCAGATCTGCAACACCATTTCGGCCGACGACGGCCTGTGCGCCGACGCGGTCGAAGAGCCGACCGAGGCATACGGCTCCTGTGACGGATACATCCGCTGCAACGACTCCTCCGATTGCCCCAACGGCGCCACCTGCGGTGACGGCGGCACCTGCCAGATCGACCGTCCGAGCCCGTGCGCCGAGGGCACCCAGTGTGTCACGCTCAGCGAAGCGCCTGTCGGTCAGGCTGGCGAAGGACGCTGCCTGCCGCTTTGCGACACCTCGAATCAGGACGCCTCGCAAGAGCAGCTCGACGCGACTTGCCCCGGCGGTGATGCCAGCGCCTTTGGCCGCTTCATCCACCTCGCTCAGGGCGCCGGCGACGTCGACATCTACGTCAACGACGCCCTCGTGATCGACAACCGCGCCACCTCGGCCGGTGCCACCACGGTCATCACCCGTGACTTCGTCGAGCTTCCGCTCGGCGACGTGACCATCGACGTGGTCGCCTTTGACGCTGCCGACAACAGCAACCCCGTGGCCAGCCTCCAGACGCGCACCAAGGTCAACGAGCAGGACACCTACGCGATCGTCAACAACGACTCCGCCGTGGAGATCATTGCTGTCGACGTGCCGCGCGACGTGGCCGATCCGGCCACTGGCGAAGCCAAAGTGCGCATCGCCCACACGGCCACCGCAGTCGGCAACGTCGACGTCTATGTGGTCGCTGATGGCGCCACGGTCACCACGGGCGACACCCCGGTGGCCGATGACCTGGCCTTCGGCGACGTCACGGCGTTCACCAGCATTCCCGCCGGAGACTACGACGCCGTGGTCTTCCAGGCCGGTGCTGCGGTCGACACCGCCAGCCCGCTGGTGACCCTCGATGTCACCGTCGCCGCCGACACCACCGTCACCGCCTACGCCTGGGGCGCCAACGCAGTCAGTGCCGCGTTTGTCGAGTACACCGAGGCCGCAGTCACCATGACCGGTGGCTTCTGCTACAACAGCGGCGACGACGTGGGTATTTGCTTCCAGCGCTGCGAAGACGGCTCGGAAGGTTACGCCCAGGGTCAGTGCTCGAACACGGCTGACGCCTGCACTCCGTTCGGCGGCGACGCCGACGTCTGCTGGGCCTCGACCGGCGCGCAAGCCGGCGAGTCGTGCGACCCGAGCCGCCGCGGTGCGTGTGGCGACGGCCTGTTCTGCCGCGCCTTCGGCGACGGCACCGGCGTGTGCGCCAACTACTGCCAGCCTGGCGAGCAGACCAACCCCGAGTTGGGCTGCCCGAGCACCGAGAGCTGCCAGGCCATCTCTGGCGAAGAGCGCAACCTCGGCGAGTGCGGCATCGAGTGTGACCCGAGCGGCTTCCCGTCGGATCCTTCCGACTCGAGCTGCCCGGACGGTCTGCAGAACTGCCTGCCGTATGACATCGACGATCAGGGCAACAACCTGACAGCCTACTGCAGCGCCTCGGGCGATCTGGCCCTCGGCGCCGACTGCGGTGACGTCACCGTCGAAAACTGCGCCCCGGGCGCGGTCTGCCGACGCGACGCCTCCATGTTGCAGTGCTCGGAGATTCCGCAGGAAGGCACCATCCTCGAGACCCTCTACGGTCCGGTTGGTGGCCTCGGCAACGTCGACGGTGGAACCTGCCGTCAGACCTGTGAGCTTTTCGCGGACGACTGCCCCGAAGGCCAGGGCTGCATGATCAACGCCCTCGAGGCGAGCGCGCAGGTCGGCTTCTGCATGCCGGAGGCTGACGAGCTGACCAGCATCGGCGCCAACGAGCCGTGTCCTTGGGAGCTCAGCGGCATGATGTGCGGTGACGGCTCGGTTTGCACCACCTTTACCGGTGGCGTGGCCCGCTGCGTGCAGTTCTGCGACGTTACCGACGGAAGCACCTGCACCGGCGACCTGACCTGCCAGCCGTTCTTCACCGAGCAGGACAAGCTCGGCGCCTGCTTCCCGCCGGAAAACTAA
- a CDS encoding glutathione S-transferase family protein, whose amino-acid sequence MYRLYLNTMSPYGAKSCAMIGYAGLPCEVKIQNIVSRFATIKRLTGKTMIPVLRRGEWAINDSSRIARFVQERTDRPLLPGDPALAPICWLLEDFADEWIALWMLASRWTHERDVEAMEEGVGKELTGGLPLVSSAVGRIAASGIQSLIKKGGAAEVNRAALERSRDRLLQALESLLETPPQYLFEAYPTMADFAFFGPLSQYASDPTGRDKMRMYPNVGEYLECMERMKLPHPSVSAHEAPSREVGALAPLFAEFLGTYWRVLLANHRAYSTPERPERTSVELLDGEAFSFRPSGYYVARLEFVLSQLDAAYAEREELFGGKGLEIEHALVQQVAKLTDYEAGRELLRGYAHIGKPAK is encoded by the coding sequence ATGTACCGACTCTATTTGAACACGATGAGCCCCTACGGTGCCAAGAGTTGCGCCATGATCGGCTACGCCGGGCTGCCGTGCGAAGTAAAAATCCAGAACATCGTGTCGCGATTCGCCACCATCAAGCGGCTCACGGGCAAGACGATGATCCCGGTGTTGCGCCGCGGCGAGTGGGCGATCAACGACTCGAGTCGAATTGCGCGCTTCGTCCAGGAGCGCACCGACCGGCCGCTGCTTCCCGGCGACCCGGCCTTGGCGCCGATCTGTTGGCTGCTCGAAGACTTCGCCGACGAATGGATCGCGCTGTGGATGCTGGCGTCGCGGTGGACCCACGAGCGAGACGTCGAAGCGATGGAAGAGGGCGTCGGCAAGGAGTTGACCGGCGGGCTGCCGCTGGTGTCGAGCGCGGTCGGCCGGATTGCCGCCAGCGGTATTCAGTCGCTCATAAAAAAGGGCGGGGCGGCCGAGGTCAACCGCGCTGCCTTGGAGCGCTCGCGAGATCGTCTGCTGCAGGCGTTGGAGTCGCTGCTCGAAACGCCTCCGCAATACCTTTTCGAGGCCTACCCGACGATGGCCGACTTCGCCTTTTTCGGGCCCCTTTCGCAGTATGCGAGCGACCCCACCGGCCGCGACAAGATGCGCATGTACCCCAACGTGGGCGAGTATTTGGAGTGCATGGAGCGAATGAAGCTGCCGCATCCAAGCGTCAGCGCGCACGAGGCGCCTTCGCGCGAGGTCGGCGCACTCGCGCCACTGTTCGCCGAATTTTTGGGCACGTATTGGCGCGTGCTCCTCGCCAACCACCGGGCCTACAGCACCCCCGAGCGCCCCGAGCGCACCTCGGTCGAGCTTCTGGACGGCGAAGCGTTTTCGTTTCGCCCCTCGGGCTACTACGTCGCCCGGCTCGAGTTTGTGCTCTCGCAACTCGATGCCGCTTACGCCGAGCGCGAGGAGCTATTTGGTGGCAAGGGGCTCGAAATCGAGCACGCGCTGGTCCAGCAGGTCGCCAAACTGACCGACTACGAGGCCGGTCGAGAGCTTCTGCGGGGCTACGCGCATATCGGCAAGCCAGCAAAATAG
- a CDS encoding HD domain-containing protein, translating into MPDQSQDAPITPQITTAAANLPEFGAGFERVGSVRVPELRNVPVTARVQAVIDHPAFQRLRRVRQLGPTHLVYPGAVHTRFEHSLGVYSCVRMYVSALLQNETFAQSATEEDLMSVLAAGLLHDIGHYPFAHSLEALHLKGRDTPRHEDVGGRIIRGEIESLRGDRPIGEILRTDWRVDPERVIRLCTGRLGDDPSPIDRILRSVVSGSIDADKMDYLERDSHHMGVPYGRNYDRGRLLASLTLNHDDDGVAIVSKGKVPAEMFIFSRYTMFSEAYWHHTVRSASAMVESALAAFHSRGIYDADEFLSVLLRYDDDRLLEWLRDQTPQGSATRYLTEGMTGNRRRLYKRVATFSRVYSEEHKQKAYEAIYNMDAPALYSLIDRLRARFSSLVGRSLHPADIIIDTPPRDKDKLETIEVVYPGASGQQYYQLHELSRVVAGIQDDFIMVVKKIRVFVEPQLAAELAAHEGVGEMLLEEILRK; encoded by the coding sequence ATGCCCGACCAGAGCCAAGACGCCCCCATCACCCCACAGATCACCACCGCCGCCGCCAACCTGCCCGAATTCGGCGCAGGCTTCGAGCGCGTAGGCTCTGTGCGAGTGCCCGAACTTCGCAATGTCCCAGTCACCGCACGCGTCCAGGCGGTCATCGACCACCCCGCCTTCCAGCGGCTGCGCCGCGTTCGCCAACTCGGCCCGACCCACCTGGTCTACCCGGGCGCCGTGCACACCCGATTCGAGCACAGCCTCGGGGTCTACAGCTGCGTGCGCATGTACGTGAGCGCCCTGCTTCAAAACGAAACCTTCGCCCAGTCGGCCACCGAAGAGGACCTGATGTCGGTGCTCGCCGCCGGACTGCTGCACGACATCGGCCATTACCCGTTCGCCCACAGCCTCGAGGCATTGCACCTCAAGGGGCGCGACACGCCGCGCCACGAGGACGTCGGCGGGCGGATCATTCGCGGCGAAATCGAGTCGCTCCGGGGCGACCGGCCGATCGGTGAGATTCTTCGCACCGATTGGCGCGTCGACCCCGAGCGGGTCATCCGGCTGTGCACCGGCCGTCTGGGTGACGATCCCTCGCCCATCGACCGCATCTTGCGCTCGGTCGTCTCCGGCTCGATCGACGCCGACAAGATGGACTATCTCGAGCGCGACAGCCACCATATGGGCGTGCCGTACGGGCGAAACTACGACCGCGGCCGGCTGCTGGCGAGCCTGACCCTCAATCACGACGACGACGGCGTCGCCATCGTCTCGAAGGGCAAAGTGCCTGCCGAGATGTTCATCTTTAGCCGCTACACCATGTTCAGCGAGGCCTATTGGCACCACACGGTGCGCTCGGCCAGCGCGATGGTCGAAAGCGCCCTGGCCGCCTTTCACAGCCGGGGGATCTACGACGCCGACGAGTTCTTGAGCGTGCTGCTGCGCTACGACGACGACCGCCTGCTCGAGTGGCTGCGCGACCAGACCCCGCAGGGCAGCGCCACCCGCTATCTGACCGAAGGGATGACGGGAAATCGCCGCCGACTCTACAAGCGAGTGGCCACCTTTAGCCGCGTCTACTCCGAAGAGCACAAGCAGAAGGCCTACGAGGCCATCTACAATATGGACGCGCCGGCGCTCTACTCGCTGATCGACCGACTCCGCGCCCGATTTTCGTCGCTGGTGGGCCGCTCGCTGCACCCGGCGGACATCATCATCGACACCCCGCCGCGCGACAAAGACAAGCTCGAGACGATCGAGGTTGTATATCCCGGGGCGAGCGGGCAACAATACTACCAACTCCACGAGCTTTCGCGCGTCGTCGCGGGCATCCAAGACGACTTCATCATGGTCGTCAAAAAAATCCGCGTCTTCGTCGAGCCCCAGCTCGCCGCCGAGCTCGCCGCGCACGAAGGTGTCGGGGAGATGTTGTTAGAAGAGATCTTGCGAAAGTGA